In Notolabrus celidotus isolate fNotCel1 chromosome 8, fNotCel1.pri, whole genome shotgun sequence, a genomic segment contains:
- the med12 gene encoding mediator of RNA polymerase II transcription subunit 12 isoform X1, which produces MMAAFGILSYEHRPLKRPRLGPPDVYPQDPKQKEDELTALNVKQGFNNQPAVSGDEHGSAKNVNFNPSKISSNFSSIIAEKLRYNTFQDTGKRKPQVNQKDNFWLVTARSQSSINNWFTDLAGTKPLTQLAKKVPIFSKKEEVFGYLAKYSVPVMRSAWMIKMTCAYHAAITETKVKKRHVIDPCIEWTQIITKYLWEQLQKVAEFYRQCPSQGCSSPLPATPADVETAMKQWEYNEKLAMFMFQDGMLDRHEFLTWVLECFEKVRPGEDELLRLLLPLLLQYSGEFVQSAYLSRRLAYFCTRRLNLLLSDGSLGPSTGGHPAHGMLAQQGNALPPTPTSQPAGGNQLQTPFTDFYICPQHRPLVFGLSCMLQSIVLCCPSALVWHYSLTDSRNKTGSPLDLLPLAPSSLPMPGGNTAFTQQVRTKLREIEEQVKERGQAVEFRWSFDKCQETTAGFTIGRVLHTLEVLDNHSFEKSDFNNSLDFLYNRIFGSGQTKDGHEMSPDDDAVVTLLCEWAVCCKRSGRHRAMVVAKLLEKRQAEIEAERCGESEVVDEKGSVSSGSLSAATLPVFQDVLLQFLDTQSPTLTEPGNESERVEFSNLVLLFCELIRHDVFSHNIYMCTLISRGDLASDSHLPRPRSPSDEPSDESERKEQEGGSGGKMEDTGLSESMEIDNNSSANFDEMFSPPMHCESKGSPSPEKSAPDQDSKAGCKDKGMDPAFPQLYEQPRHIQYATHFPIPQEESASHECNQRLVVLYGVGKLRDEARHTIKKITKDILKVLNRKSTAETGGEEGQKRKRSKTEAFPTAEDIFSKFQHLSHFDQHQVTSQVSRNVMEQITSFASGMSYHLPLVQHIQFIFDLMEYSLNISGLIDFAIQLLNELTLVEAELLLKSSSLVGSYTTSLCLCIVAVLRRYHSCLILNPEQTAQVFDGLRYVVKSGVNPADCSSAERCILAYLYDLYTSCSHLKNKFGEIFSEFCSKVKNSIYCNIDPSDSNMLWDPVFMMEAIANPLAHNFNHSMVGKILNDSPANRYSFVCNVLMDVCVDHRDPERVNDIGILCAELTAYCRSLSAEWLGILKALCCSSNNGNCGFNDLLCNVDVSDLSFHDSLATFVAILIARQCLLLEDLVRCVAIPSLLNAACSEQDSEPGARLTCRILLHLFKTPQRNPVPQDGVKSDKSPVGIRSSCDRHLLAASQNSIVVGAVFAVLKAVFMLGDAELRGSGLSHPAGLDDISEGRNVSIETASLDVYAKYVLKTICQQEWVGERCLKSLSEDSSALQDPVLVNIQAQRLLQLICYPHRQLDSDDGDNPQRQRIKRILQNMDQWTMRQSSLELQLMIKQSSNNELYSLLENIAKATIEVFQKSAEMNSNNPSGNGAATQGGSASNNNSANSKIKPILSSSERSGVWLVAPLIAKLPTTVQGHVLKAAGEELEKGQHLGSSSRKERDRQKQKSMSLLSQQPFLSLVLTCLKGQDEQREGLLTSLYSQVQQIVTNWREDQYQDDCKAKQMMHEALKLRLNLVGGMFDTVQRSTQQTTEWAVLLLDIISSGTVDMQSNNELFTTVLDMLSVLINGTLAADMSSISQGSMEENKRAYMNLVKKLRKELGDRQSESLEKVRQLLPLPKQTRDVITCEPQGSLIDTKGNKIAGFEKEGLQVSTKQKISPWDVFEGLKHSAPLSWGWFGTVRVDRKVTKFEEQQRFLLYHTHLKPKPRSYYLEPLPLPPEEEEPLTPVSQESEKKMMEPVKPEKSVPAVTSDTKKKSSKKKKTPAPKAEDYVNRTPGGVTYGTSMPPELMQNHPYGRLYSQQAMGMYTQNQPLPPGGPGLDPPYRPPRNPQMNKMMPTRPNYQGMMPGMQGNMPGMMGLDKQYPMGYKPQPTMPQGQMLRQQLQVRLNQSMIGQQIRQITPNQPYTSMQASQNISQGYTSYASHMGMQPHLSQGGGIVPPSYGNQNFQGSHPGGNPAVVDPLRQMQQRPSGYVHQQAPGYAHNMQNTQRFAHQPIQQNPIMHGLSHMGGQGVHSGMRPNQMMAEQQQQQQQQQQQAAQQQQQQQQQYLRQQALRISQQQQQAQQVQQQQQQQQQQQQQQQQQQQVQPQQVPPQQQVAQQQQQQQQQQQVSAVAPPGQAQNQGLGMQPLPPQQPLFQRQGMQQTQQQQQTAALVRQLQQQLSNSQPGQGTSSYY; this is translated from the exons GATGAGTTGACCGCACTGAATGTGAAGCAAGGATTTAATAACCAGCCAGCTGTTTCTGGTGATGAACATGGCAGTGCAAAAAATGTCAACTTTAACCCTTCAAAG ATTAGCTCAAACTTCAGCAGCATCATTGCAGAGAAGCTGCGTTACAACACGTTTCAAGACACAGGGAAACGTAAGCCACAGGTCAACCAGAAGGATAATTTCTGGCTCGTCACAGCGAGGTCACAGAGCTCCATCAATAATTGGTTCACAGACTTGGCCGGGACTAAACCTCTCACACAACTGGCTAAAAAG GTTCCTATCTTCAGTAAAAAAGAGGAGGTTTTTGGGTACCTGGCCAAGTACTCTGTCCCCGTCATGCGTTCAGCATGGATGATCAAAATGACCTGTGCATATCACGCAGCCATCACAGAAACTAAAGTCAAGAAGAGACATGTGATTGATCCCTGTATAG aaTGGACTCAGATTATTACGAAGTACCTGTGGGAGCAGCTTCAGAAGGTGGCCGAGTTTTACAGACAGTGTCCCAGTCAAGGCTGCAGCTCTCCACTGCCAGCCACTCCTGCTGATGTGGAGACGGCCATGAAGCAGTGGGAGTACAATGAGAAGCTCGCCATGTTCATGTTTCAG GACGGTATGTTAGACAGACACGAGTTCCTGACGTGGGTGCTGGAGTGTTTCGAGAAGGTCCGCCCTGGTGAAGATGAGCTTCTCAGACTTCTCCTGCCCCTCTTACTTCAG TACTCAGGGGAATTTGTACAGTCGGCTTACTTGTCACGGAGACTGGCTTACTTCTGTACACGGCGCCTCAACCTGTTGCTAAGCGACGGGAGTCTGGGCCCCAGCACAGGAGGGCATCCGGCCCATGGCATGTTGGCACAGCAAGGAAACGCCCTACCCCCTACCCCAACCTCACAGCCAGCAGGCGGGAACCAGCTTCAGACACCTTTCACAGACTTTTACATCTGCCCCCAGCACAGGCCTCTGGTGTTCGGTCTCAGCTGCATGTTACAG AGCATAGTGCTGTGTTGTCCCAGTGCTCTGGTGTGGCATTACTCTCTAACAGACAGTAGAAACAAAACTGGTTCACCTCTGGACCTCCTGCCGCTTGCTCCGTCCAGCTTACCAATGCCTGGAGGAAACACTGCCTTCACACAACAG GTCCGTACTAAGTTAAGAGAAATCGAGGAACAGGTGAAGGAGCGAGGACAGGCAGTGGAGTTCAGGTGGTCATTTGACAAGTGTCAGGAGACCACAGCAG GGTTCACAATTGGAAGAGTTCTTCACACGCTGGAGGTTTTGGACAACCACAGCTTTGAGAAGTCCGACTTTAACAACTCACTGGATTTTTTGTACAACCGGATATTCGGGTCAGGACAGACTAAAGATGGTCACGAG ATGTCACCAGACGATGATGCGGTGGTGACCTTGCTTTGTGAATGGGCAGTGTGCTGTAAGCGCTCTGGCAGACACAGAGCCATGGTGGTGGCCAAGCTGCTGGAGAAGAGACAGGCTGAAATAGAAGCAGAG aggtGTGGTGAGTCGGAGGTGGTGGATGAGAAGGGCTCTGTGTCATCCGGCTCCCTCTCGGCTGCTACACTTCCAGTCTTTCAGGATGTgctgctgcagttcctcgacACTCAGTCCCCCACGCTGA CGGAGCCTGGAAATGAAAGTGAACGCGTGGAGTTCTCCAACCTTGTCCTGCTCTTCTGTGAGCTCATTCGTCACGACGTCTTTTCCCACAACATCTACATGTGCACTCTCATCTCCCGCGGCGACTTGGCCTCTGACTCCCACCTGCCGCGTCCGCGCTCCCCAAGTGATGAGCCCTCTGATGAGTCAGAGCGCAAGGAGCAGGAGGGAGGCAGTGGTGGCAAGATGGAG GATACCGGACTGTCAGAGTCAATGGAAATCGATAACAACTCCAGTGCTAATTTTGACGAG ATGTTCTCACCTCCAATGCACTGCGAGTCTAAAGGGAGTCCTTCTCCTGAGAAGTCAGCTCCAGACCAGGACAGCAAGGCCGGCTGTAAGGACAAGGGCATGGACCCGGCTTTCCCTCAGCTGTATGAGCAACCTCGCCACATCCAGTATGCCACTCACTTCCCAATCCCTCAG GAGGAGAGTGCCAGCCATGAGTGCAACCAGCGATTAGTGGTCCTGTATGGAGTGGGCAAACTGAGAGATGAGGCACGACACACCATCAAGAAAATTACCAAAGACATCTTGAAGGTGCTCAACCGCAAAAGCACAGCAGAGACAG GTggagaggaaggacagaagagaaagaggagtaaGACAGAGGCCTTTCCCACTGCTGAAGACATCTTCTCAAAATTCCAGCACCTCTCCCACTTTGACCAGCACCAAGTCACCTCCCAG gTGTCCAGAAATGTGATGGAACAGATCACCAGCTTTGCCTCAGGGATGTCTTATCACCTGCCTCTCGTCCAGCACATTCAGTTCATCTTTGACCTCATGGAGTACTCCCTCAACATTAGTGGCCTCATAGATTTTGCTATTCAG CTTCTGAATGAGTTGACTCTAGTGGAAGCCGAGCTGCTGCTGAAGTCGTCCAGCCTTGTGGGCAGCTATACCACTAGCCTGTGTCTGTGTATCGTAGCTGTACTGAGGAGGTACCACTCCTGCCTCATTCTCAACCCTGAGCAGACAGCACAAGTTTTTGATGG GTTGCGGTACGTGGTGAAATCAGGTGTGAACCCGGCAGACTGTTCCTCGGCTGAGCGCTGTATCTTGGCGTACCTGTATGACCTCTACACATCTTGCAGTCACCTCAAGAACAAGTTTGGAGAGATTTTCAG tgagTTCTGCTCCAAAGTGAAAAACTCCATCTACTGTAACATCGACCCCTCTGACTCCAACATGCTTTGGGATCCTGTCTTCATGATGGAGGCCATAGCCAACCCCTTGGCCCACAACTTCAACCACTCAATGGTGGGCAAAATCCTCAACGACAGCCCGGCCAACCGCTACAGCTTTGTGTGTAACGTGctcatggatgtgtgtgtagATCACCGAGACCCAGAAAG GGTGAATGACATCGGGATCCTGTGTGCTGAGCTGACAGCGTACTGTCGCTCCCTGAGTGCCGAGTGGCTCGGCATCCTGAaagctctctgctgctcctctaaCAATGGCAACTGTGGCTTCAATGATTTGCTGTGTAATGTTGAT GTTAGCGATCTGTCCTTCCATGATTCCCTGGCCACCTTTGTAGCCATCCTCATTGCTAGACAGTGCCTACTTTTGGAAGACCTGGTCCGCTGTGTGGCCATTCCTTCCCTCCTGAATGCAG CCTGCAGTGAGCAAGACTCTGAGCCAGGAGCCAGACTCACATGCAGGATTCTGTTGCACCTTTTCAAGACGCCACAGCGCAACCCTGTACCCCAAGACGGTGTGAAGTCAG ATAAATCTCCTGTTGGTATCCGGTCGTCTTGTGATCGCCATCTTCTTGCTGCTTCTCAGAACAGCATAGTTGTTGGAGCAGTTTTTGCTGTCCTCAAAGCTGTTTTTATGCTCG GTGATGCAGAGCTAAGAGGCTCAGGACTGTCGCACCCTGCTGGCCTAGATGACATATCTGAGGGCCGGAATGTCTCCATAGAAACAGCCAGTTTGGATGTGTATGCAAAGTATGTTCTGAAGACGATCTGCCAGCAG GAATGGGTTGGAGAGCGCTGCCTGAAGTCTTTATCTGAGGACAGCAGCGCCCTTCAGGACCCGGTTCTGGTAAACATTCAGGCCCAGCGCCTCCTGCAGCTTATTTGCTACCCACACCGCCAGCTGGACAGTGATGATGGGGACAACCCACAGAGGCAGCGAATCAAACGCATCCTACAG AACATGGACCAGTGGACGATGAGACAGTCATCCctggagctgcagctgatgATCAAACAGAGCTCTAATAAT GAGCTCTACTCGCTCTTGGAGAACATAGCCAAGGCAACCATAGAAGTGTTTCAGAAATCAGCTGAGATGAACTCCAATAACCCCTCAGGGAACGGGGCAGCGACCCAAGGCGGCTCTGcatccaacaacaacagcgCCAACAGCAAGATAAAGCCAATTTTAAG CTCATCAGAGCGGTCAGGCGTGTGGCTGGTGGCTCCGTTGATAGCCAAGCTGCCCACCACAGTTCAGGGCCATGTACTGaaggcagcaggagaggagctggagaaagGACAGCACCTGGGTTCCTCCTCACGTAAAGAGAGGGACcggcaaaaacagaaaag CATGTCTCTGCTAAGCCAGCAGCCATTCTTGTCTCTGGTGCTGACATGCCTGAAGGGACAGGATGAACAGAGGGAAGgcctcctcacctctctctaCAGCCAAGTGCAGCAGATTGTTACTAACTGGAGGGAAGACCAGTACCAGGACGACTGCAAAGCGAAACAAATGATGCATGAGGCTCTGAAACTACGACTCAATCTT GTGGGTGGCATGTTTGACACCGTGCAACGCAGCACCCAGCAGACCACTGAATGGGCCGTACTTCTCCTTGACATCATCAGCAGTGGCACAGTGGACATGCAGTCCAATAA TGAGCTCTTCACTACAGTGTTGGACATGTTGAGTGTGCTGATTAACGGCACGCTGGCTGCTGACATGTCCAGTATCTCTCAGGGCAGCAtggaggagaataaaagagCCTATATGAACCTGGTGAAGAAACTCAGG AAAGAGCTTGGAGATCGGCAGTCAGAAAGTTTGGAAAAGGTTCGCCAGCTGCTGCCGCTGCCCAAGCAGACCCGTGATGTCATAACCTGTGAACCTCAGGGTTCGTTAATAGACACAAAGGGTAACAAGATCGCTGGATTTGAGAAGGAG GGCCTTCAAGTGTCAACCAAACAGAAGATCTCTCCCTGGGATGTCTTTGAGGGTCTTAAACACTCGGCGCCCCTCTCCTGGGGCTGGTTCGGTACGGTGCGCGTGGACCGAAAGGTTACTAAGTTTGAGGAGCAGCAGCGATTCCTGCTCTACCACACCCACCTGAAGCCCAAACCTCGCAGCTATTACCTGGAGCCACTCCCGCTGCCCCCTGAAGAAGAAGAGCCCTTGACCCCTGTCTCCCAGGAGTCAGAGAAAAAGATGATGGAGCCGGTGAAGCCAGAGAAGAGTGTTCCTGCTGTGACCTCTGACACGAAGAAGAAGTcaagcaagaagaagaaaacgcCTGCACCCAAGGCAGAG GATTATGTGAACCGCACACCAGGTGGCGTGACCTATGGGACCAGTATGCCCCCTGAGCTGATGCAGAACCATCCATACGGCAGGCTATACAGTCAGCAGGCCATGGGAATGTACACACAGAACCAGCCTCTACCCCCAG GTGGTCCAGGTTTAGACCCTCCATACAGACCACCCCGCAACccacaaatgaataaaatgatgcCCACTCGGCCCAACTACCAAGGCATGATGCCTGGTATGCAGGGAAACATGCCTGGCATGATGGGACTGGATAAGCAGTACCCCATGGGCTATAAGCCCCAGCCTACCATGCCTCAGGGCCAGATGCTACGACAGCAACTACAGGTCAGACTG AATCAGAGCATGATCGGGCAGCAAATCAGACAAATAACACCCAACCAACCATATACTTCAATGCAGGCTTCTCAG AACATATCTCAGGGCTATACCTCATACGCATCACACATGGGGATGCAGCCGCATCTGTCCCAAGGTGGTGGTATAGTTCCTCCCTCCTACGGGAACCAAAACTTCCAGGGCAGCCATCCTGGAGGTAACCCAGCTGTGGTGGATCCTCTGAGGCAAATGCAGCAGAGGCCCAGTGGTTACGTTCACCAGCAGGCTCCAGGCTATGCACACAATATGCAGAACACACAGAG GTTTGCCCACCAGCCAATTCAGCAGAACCCCATCATGCATGGCCTCAGTCATATGGGAGGCCAGGGCGTCCATTCGGGCATGAGGCCCAATCAGATGATGgcagaacaacaacagcagcagcaacagcagcagcaacaagcagcacagcaacaacaacagcaacagcagcagtacCTCAGACAACAAGCACTCAGA ATatcacaacagcagcagcaggcccaACAGGttcaacaacagcaacagcaacagcagcagcagcagcagcagcagcagcagcaacaacaggtCCAACCCCAGCAGGTTCCCCCTCAACAGCAGGttgctcagcagcagcagcagcaacaacagcagcagcaggtgtcaGCTGTTGCTCCACCTGGCCAGGCTCAGAACCAGGGCCTGGGCATGCAGCCACTGCCGCCTCAGCAACCCCTG ttCCAGCGGCAGGGAATGCAGCAgactcaacagcagcagcagactgcaGCTCTTGTCAGACAGCTGCAACAGCAACTTTCAA aTTCACAACCAGGACAGGGCACCAGTTCATATTACTGA